GGCCGAAGAAGTTGCGCACGCGCCCGGAATCCGGATACGGCTGCCGCACGTCGCGGTTGATCATCCGGACCTCGATCTGCACCGCGCCCACCGAATCGTCGCCGAACAGCCGGTCCGACGCGCAGGCTTCGAGTGCGTTGCGGGAAAGCCGCCCGTCCGCGTCCACGACGACCACCACGCACCGATCCCGCGGACGCGACGGGTGAATCCAGTCGCTGAGCACGCGGTAGGCCGCGTTCAGCGCGTCGCCTTTGCCGGTGCGCGCGTCGGGCAGCTGCCGGCGCACCTGGTGCACCTGTTTGTCCGCCGCCGCGTGCGCGGACACGATCGCGCCGGTGGCGTCCTCGGACGCGTCGTCGATCACCCACACGTGCGCGCGCGGGAAAGTGTCGCGCAGATAGGCGATCGTCGCGCCGATCACGGCTTCCTCGTCCCGGCACGGGACGAGGAAGTGCCAGTCGAAGTTCCGCGAATCGCCGTCCGGATAGTGCTCACGGCGCAGATACGTGACGGCGAGCACGACGACGTAGATCAGGAATACCCCGCTGATCAGCAGCGCCGACGTCGTCGCGAAGCCAAGCAGGTTGGTCCACTGGAACAAGTGCCCGCATTCCCCTCATGCCTCGTCGCGCCGGCGGCGGCCGCGGATGATCAGGTAGAAGACGATCAGCGCCCCGACAACGCCGATGAGACTGAGAACCGAGCCGAAGACGGTGTGCGACCAGAAGATGCCTTCCCGCCGCCAGCGCGAATCCGCCCACGCGATCATCACCAGCCGCACCTGATTGGCCAGCACCAGCAGGGCGGTGGTGGCGAGCAGCGCGGCGACCACCCGCCGGACCGGGAACCTGTCGAAATACGCGGCGATCGCCGCCGCAGCGAACAGCGGCAACGCCAAGACGAACGCACTGCACCCGGACGAAACCCGCAACCCGGCCGGATACTTCCCGCCGAGTCCGAAGTAGAACGCCCCGTCCGCCGGGTCGAACGAACTCCCCCCGGGCACGACCGCGGACACCCAGCGGGACGCCAGCCACGCCTCCGCCGTCAGGTAGGTCTGGGTGGCCACCACGAAGGTCACCACGATCGCTGCCAGCGACACGCTCAACGCGAGGGCGATGATCCGGCGACTCGCGCGAGGCTGGGACGTACCGGCTGACATGGTCATGATTCGCTCAGTCCAGTGCGTTTCTGCGCAACCGGGCGCTGCGCACCAGGAACGCGCCGACGACCAGCAACACCAGCGCCGTCAACAGGAAAGCGAGGGTGTTGAAACCGGTGAGCGCCAGAGCCGCGGGAGCCCCGGCGGCCGTCGACGGCGGAAGCCCGCCGCCACCACTTCCGTACATGATTTTCTCCTTGCCTGGTCGTGCCTCGGGGCGGGCGGAGCGCGACCGGATCGCGCTCCACCCGCGGGAAACTGCTCAGCTGTCCGAAGAATCGGCGCCGTACCGGCGCCGGTAGAACACGAACGCACCCGCGGCGGCAGCCGCCGACAGGCCCGTCGCCCCGCCGACCGCCGCGGCCGGGGACATCACCGGGACGTCCTCCACCGGAGTGCCGGGGTGGCATTCGACGTGCCCGAGGTTGATGTTCTGCCCGAGGACGCCGGCCGAGATCGCGTCCAGCGAAATGCCGCCGTCGGGCAAGTTGTTCACGACCTTCGTGCTGGCGGTGATGATCCCGGGAATGTTGATCCCGCCGTTCGTGATCCAGCTCGAGGAGAACGGAAGATCCACCCATCCGACAACGGGCACCTGGACCGAGATGCTGCCCGACACGGCCGCACCGTCAACGGTGGCCTGGGTGCCGACCGGACCAGCCTTGCAACTCGGATTGATGCCCGTCAGCGTTATCTTGAACCCAGTTTTGGCCCACGACGTGACCTTGGCCGCAGAGTAGAAGAAAGTGCTGGCGGGCCAAGGGAGAAGGTTGCCGATCGTGTTGGCAAGATCGCCGAGGCTCAGCGACATGCCGAGCGTGGCCGTTGCGCCAGTAGCTTTCGCTGTCGACACCCCGGTAGTCGGGTCCGCCGTCGTGGTGACCGTCAGCGCGCCCGCACCGCCTTCCCCTCCCAGGCCGACGGTCACTAGTCCCCCGAGCGTGAAGTCCGGGATCGTCGCCAGCGAGTTGCTCGGAACCTTCGCGGAAGGATCGAACGACGGCGCGACCGGAGACGCGGCCGGCAGCAGGGTGGACCCGCCGGTCGCGAACTTGAAGACCGCCCCGTCCACCCCCGCGATGTACCCGTAAGACCAAGGCTTGACCGGCGCCGCGGGCGCCGGCGCCGCCGCGTTCGCCACCCCTGCCACCCCGAGGGCTCCGGTGAGCCCCACCACTCCCACCGTCGCGGAGAGCGCGACTATCCGTCTGAATCTCATGTGAAACCGTTCCTAACGTCATTTAGCCGGCACATGATCACCCGCACCGCGAAATCGCCCGGCGGGGGCGCACGAATATTGGCAAGCAGCCCCCGGCCCGGCAAGGATATCCCAGAAGTTCATCCTTTTGGACAGCTAAAATCAAACGTCGGGCAAACCGGATTCTTCCCGTCCGGAAGATGAACAATTGCACTTTCGGGACTGATCGACGGTGCCCCGCCGCGCTCCCGAGGGCATACCGAAACCTGCCAACTGCTGCGGAATCACCGCCGAGGTCCGCCTCGACCCGGTACCGGACCTGCCCGGCCCGTACGAGAAAGAAACGCTCGATGACAAAATTCACTCAGTCCAGTCGTACATTTTCCCGGCTCGCTTGGGAATTTTCTCCTTGCCGCTCCGCGAATTTCCCGGCAATGCGCCGGCTGTTACAAGACGGTGACCAAATCCCGACAAGTCCGCTAAGAAGAGACCGGAGCATTGCCGGGTATGAGCTTCTCGTTGCGGACCACCGGAACCCCGGAACCGGATCTCGGCGAAGTCGCGAGGCTGGGCCGGGTCCATCTCGTCGGCTGCGGCGGCGTCGGCATGGCCAGCCTGGCCGAAGCACTGCGCTTGCGCGGCTTGCCGGTGAGCGGAAGCGAGGTCGAGGACCGGCCGGAGCTGGCGCAGCTGCGCAGAGCGGGGTGCACGGTCTACGCGGGGCACAGTGAAAAGAACCTCGAGGGCGTCGACACTGTCGTCTATTCCACGGCGGTTCCGCGCGACAACGTCGAAGTCCGTACTGCCGTGAAACGCGGCCTTCGGGTGGCGCATCGATCCACTGCCCTCGCGGCGCTCATGCGGGGCCGGTTCTCCGTGGCGGTGGCCGGGACACACGGCAAGACGTCGACCGCGGCGATGCTGGTGAGTGCCCTGTCCGGGGCGGGAATGTCCCCGGATTACGTCATCGGCGGCCGGGTGGGCGGCCGGTCGGGGACGGGGCTCGGCGAAACCTCGACCATCGTCGTCGAGGCGGACGAAAGCGACGGCTCGCTCGTCGCCTACCAGCCGGACGTGGTCGTGATCACCAATATCGACGCCGACCACCTCGACCAGTACGAGGACGTCGACACGCTGGCCCGGGCCTTCGCCGGATTCGCCGAACGAGCCGGCACGACCGGTTTCGTGGTCATGCCGGAAGACGACCCCCATTCGCGCTGGGTCACCCGATACCTTCGGGCGAAAGGCATCCGGGTGTTCACCTTCGGCGAAGGCAGCCCGGCCGACCTGTCGATCCGCCTCGAGAGCGAACTTCCCGGCTCAGTGCGCTTCACCGCCCGGTTCCGTGATGACGACGAAGCGGCAGTGGAAGTTCCGGTCCCGGGCAGCCACATGGCGCGAAACGCCGGCGCCGCACTGCTGACCGCTGTGAAGCTGGGGGCGTCCCGGTCCGGCGCGGTCCTCGGCCTCGCGCAATACCCCGGCGTCGGCAGGCGATTCGAGCTCAAGGGCGAGCCACGGGGAATTCGCGTCTATGACGATTACGCGTGCCACCACACGTCTATCCGCGCCTCGCTGACCGCGCTGCGGCGGACGGCGATGGGTGGCCGGCTGATCGCGGTCGCCGAGCCCTGCCGGCAGTACCGGCTGGCTCAATTCCAGGCGGAGATCGCGGACGCGCTCGCCGTCGCCGACCGGGTCGTCGTGCTGCCGGTCTTCGATGCGGACCGCTCCTTCGACCACTGTGCTCCGGCGGAAGCGCTGACGTCGTTGGTGAACCTGCCCGGCCACGACAAGTACCTGGCCCGTACCCCGGACGCCGCCGCACGCGCGGTCGGCCAGTTCGCGCGGCCCGGCGACCTGGTGGTCACTCTGGGCGCGCCGGGGATGGCGCGCACGGCCGAACAGATCGTCGAGACCCTCGCCCACCGCACGCGAAAGGCCGGAAAATGAAACTCCCTGGCGAAGCGCGCGAACTGGCCCAAGCGCGGACGACGGCCCGCCGCCGTGCGTGCAGCGCCGCCAGTATCCGGGCGCTGGCCCGTGACAGCCGCCCGAGCCGGAACTTCCGGCGCGTCTGCCAGTCCGGCCGCCGCTCGGCGGTCTGCGAAGTCGGGTCGGCAGACCAGGCACGGACCGCGGTGCGGCGGGGCTGTGCGGCGGTCGGCGTTCGCACCTGGCCGGAGCACCGGGCCGACCTGTTCGAGGTACTGGCCGGGGTTTGCCTGGCGACGGACGCTCCGACGCTCCAGCGCGACCTGATCGTCTCCGAGTATCAGGTATGGGAGGCAAGGGCTTTCGGCGCGGACGCCGTCACCTTGCTGCCGGCGCTGGCCGAGCCCGGCGAGCTGGCGCGTCTCGCCGCGGTGACCGAGAAGGCGGGGATGACTCCGGTGTTCGAGATCTACGACAAGGACGACGCGGAAGTGGCACGGGATCTCGGTGCGCAGGTGACCGTGGTGGCGGGTGCCGACTTCGACGACGCGCGAGCCATCCGCACGAGCCTGCCGCCGACGCTGCTGGTGCTCGCCGAGGCAGGCGGGGACATGGCACTGATCGGCGGACCGCTCCTCCCCCGGAATGCGAAAGACCTGGCAACCTGACCGGCCTAAACCGGCACGGATCGCGGCGCAGCTTCCCTGGGCACCGCGCTCACCGGGTACGACTGCGAACCGGCGGTGGCCGGTCTGGTCCGGGAGAGGGCTCGGCGGCTGGGCGACGCGCCGGGAAACGAGCTGCGCGATCTGACCGTGGGCGTGCTCGGCACCGGACGAATCGGCACCGCGGTCGTCAACCGGCTGCGGGCTTCGGTTGCCGCGTCCTCGCCTGCGACGTCCGCCCCAGCGTGGCAGCCTTGACGCGCCTGCAGCGGCTGCCGAAACTTCGAGAAGGGGAGGCAGCATGGATGACGTCCGGGTCGGCATCGTCTCCGGCGGGAGTTCCGAGGAGCGTCCCGTCTCGGTCACATCCGCGCAGTAAATCGCGAAGCGCCTCACCTCGTGCGCTACGAGCCGTACTGGATCGGGATCACCAAGCGCGGTGAGTGGAAGCTCTGCGACAGCGCCAGGCTGCGGCCGCACCCGAACCGCGGCAGCGTTGCCGGGCGCGGTGCCCTCAGCCCGGCAGGTTCTCCGCCGTAGCCTCGCCCCGGAGCGCTCATCGAGCGATCGCCGGCCGCCCGACGGCTGGCAGAAGACGAACCGACCGAAACCTGGCGCGCACCCGGCCCGGCCGGAAACCGCCACCCGGCCAGCAGAACCAGCGAGGCACCCGGCCCGGCCGGAAACCACGTGGCCAGCCGAAACGACTCGCCCCGGGGAGCGCTGCCGAAGCGAACAGGCGAGCAGCCCGCGGGATGCGGCAACCCGGGCGAAATCGGCGAACCCGGTACAACGCCAAGCCGCCGTGGTGGCGAGGCCCGTTCTGCCTCGCCGCCACGGCGGCCGCTTCCGACTGCGATCCGAGAGCCGCGCCGGCGCTCAGCGATGCTTCGGGAATTCCACCACCTGCTGATACGTCGGACGGTTCTGCCATCCGATCCCCGGCACCTTCAACACGCCCATCTGCAGGAACTGGATCGAATCCGCACACACCGCGTCCCCGGCAGTGGAACAGTACTTATCCTTCGGATAGACCTCCGCGGCCGGCTTCGCGATCGCTTCCTTGAGCGTCGTCAACAAAGTGTCCCGGCACTTGTCCAGCGGCCCGCAGAAGCTCGTCGGCAGAGGCCCGTTTACCTGGCTTCCCAGGGTGGCGCGCAGGTCCTTGTCGACGTACGACCACCAGCCGTACTCGAAGGCCGATCCGCGGTGCGCCGCCTCCTGCGCGCCCGGCGGCGGCGTCGACGGAGCCTCGTCGACCGGCAGGTTCTGCACCACCGCGTTGTACAGGTCGTCGCCCATGCCCGGCTGGAACACCGCCTTCACCAGCAACGGCCACCACGCATCCATGACCTTGATGGCGCGGCTGTCGATGTAGACCTTGGCTCCGGGCATCGTGGTCCGCTTCGCCCCGTTGTCAAGCCACCGCCGCAGATCCGTAATCCCCTTGCGCACAGCGGGATCGAGGCTGCCAGAGGCACTGTCGAGCACTTGGAGGAGGTTCGGGAGGACCTTTTCGCCGCGCAGATCCGTGACCGCCGCTTCTTCCATCGCCTTCACCAGATCGGCCCGGTCGATCTTGTTCCCGTTCGCGATCAGATTCTTCACCCGGCCGTCCAGCAGATCCCCCCGATGCACCCCGCCGTCCCCGAACGACCCGTTGACCTGCCCCGCCGCCGACTTGTTGTTCCAACTGACATAATAATCCTGATCAGTCGAACTCGGATGCTGCTCCGCCGGCATCCCCTCCACGACATTCGTCCGCGC
The nucleotide sequence above comes from Amycolatopsis sp. AA4. Encoded proteins:
- the murC gene encoding UDP-N-acetylmuramate--L-alanine ligase, which produces MSFSLRTTGTPEPDLGEVARLGRVHLVGCGGVGMASLAEALRLRGLPVSGSEVEDRPELAQLRRAGCTVYAGHSEKNLEGVDTVVYSTAVPRDNVEVRTAVKRGLRVAHRSTALAALMRGRFSVAVAGTHGKTSTAAMLVSALSGAGMSPDYVIGGRVGGRSGTGLGETSTIVVEADESDGSLVAYQPDVVVITNIDADHLDQYEDVDTLARAFAGFAERAGTTGFVVMPEDDPHSRWVTRYLRAKGIRVFTFGEGSPADLSIRLESELPGSVRFTARFRDDDEAAVEVPVPGSHMARNAGAALLTAVKLGASRSGAVLGLAQYPGVGRRFELKGEPRGIRVYDDYACHHTSIRASLTALRRTAMGGRLIAVAEPCRQYRLAQFQAEIADALAVADRVVVLPVFDADRSFDHCAPAEALTSLVNLPGHDKYLARTPDAAARAVGQFARPGDLVVTLGAPGMARTAEQIVETLAHRTRKAGK
- a CDS encoding archaeosortase/exosortase family protein; this translates as MTMSAGTSQPRASRRIIALALSVSLAAIVVTFVVATQTYLTAEAWLASRWVSAVVPGGSSFDPADGAFYFGLGGKYPAGLRVSSGCSAFVLALPLFAAAAIAAYFDRFPVRRVVAALLATTALLVLANQVRLVMIAWADSRWRREGIFWSHTVFGSVLSLIGVVGALIVFYLIIRGRRRRDEA